The stretch of DNA CGCCGCGTCTTCGAGTTCGTCGTGCGCGAGCGCCACGGTGGCACGCCGAGCGTGCGGATGCAGATCGCGCGCGAGATCCGCTTCATCACCCAGGACCTCGCCGACGACCTGTCGGCGCTGCCGGCCCTGCGGCACCTCGATCGCAGCGCGCGCGAGACGGTCGCGCACCTCATCGTCGGTGCGGTGGCGACCATGACCGGCGAGCTGCTCGATCTCCCACCCGGTCCGGGTGCCGAGGAGGCGGAGCGCGCGTTGGCGGAGCGCGCGGTCGCGCAGCTGACGGTCGTCATGCGCGGCGCGGCGACGCTCGGCACGCCGCCGTGACGCTGTGCGCCCGAGCCGATCGACGTCTCGGCGCAGGCCGTCGCGGCGGCGCGTGCGCCGGCGCCGGATGCGGCTCCGGAGGCCCCGTCGCCGGGCTACGCCGTCGCCGCGCGCAGGCGCACCGGCACGCCGTTCAGGACCGATTGTCCGACGATCGCCTCGACCTCCGCGTCGTCCGTCCAGTCGTTCGCCGACACGCCGGGGTGCGCGCCGGCGACGCGCTGCCAGCGCGCGCTCGCGGCGTGGCCCCAGCCGTGCGGCAGGCTGACGACCCCCGGGAGCATCTCGTCCGACACGCGCACGCGCACCGTGCCGGCATGCACGCGGCTCTCCAACACCGCGTCGGTGCCGTCGGCGACGCCGGCGCGGCGCGCGTCGTCGGGGTGCACGAGCAGGACGCAGCGGTCGCGGCCGCTCACCATGGCGGGCACGTTGTGCATCCACGAGTTGTTCGAGCGCAGATCGCGCCGGCCGATCAGGCGCAGCATGTCGCCCGCCGGCCGCGCGACGTCGGTCTCGAGGACGCCCAGCCCGTGCAGGATCGGCGGCGCGGCCAGCTGCATGCGGCCGCTGCGGTGGAACACGCGGTGGGCGACGCCGGCGCGCGGCGGCCCGAGGTCGAGCCCGTGCGGGGCGGCGCGCAGCCGCCGCATGGTGAGGCCGCGCGACCAGGGGAGGAAGCGGTCGCCGTGCGGGCCCAGGCGCAGGACGAGGCCCGTGGTCGAGGTCGGATGCCACCGCAGGCCGACGCGCGCGCCGAGCCGATAGGCCGCGTCCAGCGCCCGCATGCCCATCGGGCCACCGCCGAGGCGCAGGGCGAGCGCGAGCAGAATCTCCCAGTCGGCACGCTCGTCCGCGCCGCGCGCGACCACCGGCGGCGACCAGCGTGCGACGGTGCGCACCGCGAAGCTCGCGACCAGCACGTCGACGTGGTCCTCGGCCAGCGCCCATGCGGGGGGAAGGATGACGTCGGCGTGGCGGGTCGTCTCGTTGACGTACAGGTCGATGCAGGCGACGAAGTCGAGCTGGCGGATGGCGGCCTCGACGCGGCGGCCGTTCGGCAGCGACAGCACCGGGTTGCCGGCGTAGGTGAGCAGCGCGCGGATCTGGCCGTCGCCGGGCGTCTCGATCTCGTCGGCGAGCGTGGCGCCGGGGAGGTCGCCGAGGGTCTCCGGGAGCCCGCGCACGCGGCTGCGCCAGCGGCCGTGGCCGTCGC from bacterium encodes:
- the fabR gene encoding HTH-type transcriptional repressor FabR produces the protein MRIERKLHTRQALLDAALGLMGEGRGFGALSLREVARAAHVVPTAFYRHFRDMDELGLTLVDETFLTLRRLMREARQAARSGHDMRTESVRVYVGFVREHRRVFEFVVRERHGGTPSVRMQIAREIRFITQDLADDLSALPALRHLDRSARETVAHLIVGAVATMTGELLDLPPGPGAEEAERALAERAVAQLTVVMRGAATLGTPP
- a CDS encoding molybdopterin-dependent oxidoreductase, giving the protein MCGLRFDVAGDRIVRVAGDPDDPCSRGWVCPKGLAIADVHHDPDRLRTPLRRTKSGDFEPIGWDAALDLVAERLLAVKRAHGGDAVGVYIGNPVVHNHGALLLRAALLRALGTRNAYSASSQDTAPRFAASYYLYGASLVVPVPDVDRTQYLLCIGANPVVSNGSFVSAPNFKERLHALRRRGGRLVVVDPRRSETARIADEHVPIRPGTDAALLLAMVQVLAARGRVDAAAIARAADGWEAVVARLGAFAPERVAGFTGVPAATIERLALEFADAPSGSAYSRIGTCNAHHGTLSQWATDLLNLAGGRLGAIGGAIFPEPVVDTARLGRFLGDGHGRWRSRVRGLPETLGDLPGATLADEIETPGDGQIRALLTYAGNPVLSLPNGRRVEAAIRQLDFVACIDLYVNETTRHADVILPPAWALAEDHVDVLVASFAVRTVARWSPPVVARGADERADWEILLALALRLGGGPMGMRALDAAYRLGARVGLRWHPTSTTGLVLRLGPHGDRFLPWSRGLTMRRLRAAPHGLDLGPPRAGVAHRVFHRSGRMQLAAPPILHGLGVLETDVARPAGDMLRLIGRRDLRSNNSWMHNVPAMVSGRDRCVLLVHPDDARRAGVADGTDAVLESRVHAGTVRVRVSDEMLPGVVSLPHGWGHAASARWQRVAGAHPGVSANDWTDDAEVEAIVGQSVLNGVPVRLRAATA